The region AAGCCTGGAATGGGTACGCATATAGGCCATGATTTTAGTATTGGGTTTTTCGCGCTTGATCCCTCTGGCAATGGAGCCGCCGATGAGACCAAGCCCGATAAAGGCAATGGAGGCATCACTCATGAAAGGTTCCTCCCTGCCAGCCTGGCATAAGGCTGTAATTCTTCTGCCAGCTTTTGGTATTGCTCAAAGGTAAGTGACTGCGGACCATCGGACAGGGCACAGGATGGGCATGGATGGACTTCCACGATCAGACCGTCGGCGCCGACTGCTATGGCAGCCTTGGAGATAGGCTCAATATATGCCCTTACTCCGGTGGCGTGGCTAGGATCAATGATAATGGGAAGGTGGCTCTTTGAACGGATAACCGGTACGGCGCTGATATCCAGGGTATTTCTGGTAGCAGTCTCGTATGTACGGATGCCGCGTTCACAAAGCACAATATTGGGGTTTCCTTCAGAAGCAATGTATTCCGCCGCATTCAGCCATTCATCAATGGTGGCGGAAAGACCTCTCTTTAGCAGGACGGGAATGCCTGCTTTTCCAGCTTCTTTTAAAAGCTCAAAATTCTGCATATTCCTTGCGCCGATCTGGATCATGTCCACGTATTTTATGGATGTTTCAAGGGCACGCAGGCTAGTGACTTCGCAGACAATATTAAGTCCGGTAGCTTCTCTTGCTTCCTTCATGTATTTAAGCCCTTCTTCTTCCAGACCCTGGAATGCGTACGGTGAAGTTCTTGGCTTATAGGCT is a window of [Clostridium] saccharolyticum WM1 DNA encoding:
- the aroF gene encoding 3-deoxy-7-phosphoheptulonate synthase is translated as MIIIMKPNASEEAVGKIKDLIESNGLQAHLSKGTEVTIVGVVGDKTKLQGANIEMLEGVDKIVAVTETYKLVNKKFHPEDSVITIGNAKIGPGHLTMMAGPCAIENHHMVLETAFAVKKAGAQFLRGGAYKPRTSPYAFQGLEEEGLKYMKEAREATGLNIVCEVTSLRALETSIKYVDMIQIGARNMQNFELLKEAGKAGIPVLLKRGLSATIDEWLNAAEYIASEGNPNIVLCERGIRTYETATRNTLDISAVPVIRSKSHLPIIIDPSHATGVRAYIEPISKAAIAVGADGLIVEVHPCPSCALSDGPQSLTFEQYQKLAEELQPYARLAGRNLS